The DNA segment CCGAAAGTGATCGCGCATTGTCGTCACCCAATCGCGGTAAGGGCTGAGGTGGCCGCGAGCGGTCAAAACCATGCGGGCAGGCTGGCGATCATCGCAGGCAGCGGCTTTTTGCCGGCCTATGTTGCCGATGCCGCCCGGCAGGCAGGCGAAAATCCCGTTATCATTGCGCTGACGGATGAGGCGGATCGCGACTGGTCCGCTTTCGATCATGCCAATCTCGGCGTCGGCAATTTTGCCGGCCTGGAGGCCATGTTTCGCCGCTATGGAGTCGACCGGGTCGTCATGTCCGGCGCTGTCGCGCGTCGTCCGCCCTGGCGCGATGTGCGTCCGACCTGGCGCGTGATCAAGGAATTGCCGTCGACCATCCGCACCCTTCTTTCCGGCGGCGACAATGCTGTGCTGCAGATGGTTATCCGTTTGATCGAGGCCGGCGGTGTCCGCGTCGTCGGCGCGCATGAGATCGCGCCGGATCTGCTGGCGACCACCGGGCCGCTCGGCCGTTTCTCGCCATCGGAAGAGGATCTGCGCGATATCGCGCAGGGAGCGAAGGCAGCCATTGCCCTTGGATTGCTGGATGTCGGGCAGGGTGCCGTCAGCGTCGGCGGCCGTGTCGTGGCGCTGGAGGGCGCCGAGGGCACAGACAAGATGATCGAGCGCGTCTCCGGTTTGCGAGCCGAAGGGCGCATATCGGCGCGTCGCCGGGGCGTATTGGTGAAGCTCTGCAAGCCGCAGCAGGACGTGCGCGCCGACCTTCCGTCGATCGGGGTTTCGACCGTGTTCAACGCAAAGAAGGCCGGCCTTGCCGGCGTCGCCGTCGAGGCGGGCAGGGCGCTGGTGCTGGAGCGCGAAGCGGTCATTGCGGCTGCCGACGAAGCCGGGCTGTTCGTCTGCGGCATCGATCGCGGCCTTAGCGCGGAGGGCTTTATGTGAGCGGTGTGCCGTTAAAGCTTGCCGTCGTAGCCGGCGAGGTCTCCGGCGATCTGCTCGGCGGCGATCTCGTCGCGGCATTGAAGCAACGTTACGATGGCGCCGTCGAACTGATCGGCGTTGGTGGCGATGCCCTGGAAGCACAGGGTCTGCGTTCGCTTTTTGATTATTCCGAACTGTCGATCATGGGTTTTGCGCAGGTCATCAAGCGACTGCCGAAACTGCTTGCCCGCATCCGCCAGACGACGGACGCCATTATCGCAGCCAAGCCGGACGTGCTCCTGATCATCGATAGCCCGGATTTCACCCATCGCGTTGCCAAGAAGGTGCGCGCGGCGCTGCCGGACTTGCCGGTCGTCGACTATGTCTGCCCGAGCGTGTGGGCGTGGAAAGAATATCGCGCGCAGAAAATGCTCGCCTATGTCGATCATGTCCTCGCCATCCTGCCGTTCGAGCCGGCAGCGATGCAGCGCTTGGCGGGGCCGGCCACGACCTATGTCGGCCATCGGCTGACGGTGGATTCGAGCTTGGTCGAAACCCGCCGCCGGCGTGCGCTTCGCCCTTTCGGCGCGCCTGACGGAGAAAAGACGATCCTGTTGCTTCCCGGTTCGCGTTCCTCGGAAATCCGTCAGCTTCTGCCGGTTTTCGAGCAGGCGGTAACGGAGCTTAGCCGGCGAAACGATCGCGTTCGTTACGTGTTGCCGACCGTTCCGCGACAGGAGGCATTGGTGCGCTCCCTCCTTGAAAACTGGCGCGTCAAGCCAGATGTCTTCGTCGGCCAGGATGCCAAATGGAACGCTTTCGCGGAAGCGGATGCGGCGATGGCGGCTTCCGGCACCGTGGTGCTGGAATTGGGCCTTGCGGGCGTTCCCGTCGTCTCGGCCTACAAGACGGAATGGCTTGCCCGATTCGTACTCTCGCGCATCAAGACCTGGACGGCAGCTCTGCCGAATTTGATTGCCGACTATGCCGTCGTGCCCGAACTGATCAACGATGTGCTGCGCCCCGGTCTGCTGGCGCGCTATATGGAGCGGCTGTCGAGCGATACGCCCGAGCGTGCAGCCATGCTTCAGGGTTACGATCTGGTCTGGCAGCGGATGCAGACCGAGGAGCCGCCCGGCGAAAAGGCCGCGGCGATCGTTCTCGATGTCCTGTCCAAGAAAAAACCCGGCCATTTCTGACCGGGTTTTTTGTTGTCTCGCTTCTTCGGCTTAACGCTTGGAAACCGGAACGTATTCGCGCTGCGGTTCGCCGGTATAGAGCTGGCGCGGGCGGCCGATACGCTGTTCCGGATCTTCGATCATCTCGTTCCACTGGGCGATCCAGCCGACGGTGCGGGCAAGCGCAAACAGCACCGTGAACATGGTCGTGGGGAAGCCGAGAGCCTTCAGCGTGATGCCGGAATAGAAGTCGACATTCGGGTAAAGCTTCTTCTCGATGAAATAGTCATCGGTCAGCGCGATACGCTCCAGTTCGATCGCGATGTCGAGCAGCGGATCGTCCTTAATGCCGAGTTCGCCGAGAACCTCGTGCGCCGTCTTCTGCATGATCTTGGCGCGCGGATCGTAGTTCTTGTAGACGCGATGACCGAAGCCCATCAGACGGAACGGATCGTTCTTGTCCTTGGCGCGGGCGATATATTCCGGAATGCGGTCAACCGTGCCGATTTCCGTCAGCATGTTGAGCGCAGCTTCGTTGGCGCCGCCGTGAGCGGGACCCCAGAGGCAGGCGATGCCGGCGGCGACGCAAGCGAAGGGATTGGCGCCGGAAGAGCCCGCGAGGCGAACCGTCGATGTCGACGCATTCTGCTCGTGATCGGCGTGCAGGATGAAGATGCGGTCCATGGCGCGGGCAAGCACCGGGTTGACCACATATTCTTCGCAGGGCACGGCAAAGCACATGCGCAGGAAGTTCGACGCATAATCGAGGTCGTTCTTCGGGTAAACGAAGGGCTGGCCGATATGGTACTTGTAAGCCATGGCGGCAAGCGTCGGCATCTTGGCGATCATGCGCAGGCTTGCGACCATGCGCTGGTGCGGATCGGTGATGTCGGTGGAGTCGTGATAGAAGGCCGACAGAGCGCCGACGCAGCCGCACATGACGGCCATCGGATGCGCATCGCGACGGAAGCCGGTGAAGAAGCGAGACATCTGTTCATGCACCATGGTGTGGTGCACGACCCGGTAATCGAAGTCCTTCTTCTGGGCTGCGGTCGGCAATTCGCCGTAGAGCAGCAGGTAACAGACTTCGAGGAAGTCGCCGTGTTCGGCAAGCTGTTCGATCGGATAACCGCGATGCAGCAGAACGCCTTCGTCGCCATCAATAAAGGTGATGCTGGATTCGCACGACGCAGTCGAAGTGAAGCCAGGATCGTAGGTGAAAGTGGAGGTGTTCTTATAAAGGGCACCAATATCAATGACACTTGGGCCGATGGTTCCGGACTTAACCGGCAAATCCACCGTCTTTTCACCCCAAGTTAGTTTCGCGCTTTGTTCCGTCATGCTGATCCTCCAAGATTTGGCGGGATTGGCGCCTTAAAAAGCGCCAAAGGGTTAAGCGACTAACGATTAGCTATATGATCCAGAGCCTAATGCCAAGTTATCCTTACGCCTATTTGTGCATTGCAGTATCAACTTTTGGGCACTGCGGTAGAAGGGACCGTTTTGCGCAAGCGTGAATTAGCGTCTTTTGTCGGCGATGATGCCGATTTCAGTTGAAATCACTGGCCGGTGACGGCAAAACTCCCGCTATAGCTGTAGTTTTGCGTGGGCGCTGGAATATATGCCTAATTTAGAGGCACCGGATCCGCAGGTAGATAGTCGGGAATTGGCTGCGGTTGCCGTGCGCGAGCAGGGCGTGGGCGCCGTTATTTCTCGTGCCAAAGCGTCGCGGCCGGAGCGGACACAGGACCACGCCGCGCTTATTGCCCGTCTTCGCCTCGCGGCGGGCAGCATCCGACTCGGCATTTACCATTTAGCCGAAGAAGAGGCGGCGCACGGTCGCGCGATGCTATTTGCGCCGGTCTACATCGGCGCCGGCGCGATCGTCTGGTTCTCAGTCGGAGCCGATCCGCCGCCGCAGGCTGTTTTTACGGCCCTCCTTATCTTCGCTGTCGCATTCTTCCGCCAGCAGCAGGCGGGGCGAGTGCTACAGCACATATTGTTTGCCGGCATGCTGGTGTGCTCCGGCATGGCTCTGGCGCAATGCGAAACCTGGCGCGCATCGACGGTGATGCTCGACTCTGCGGTGACGACCACCATCACCGGGCGGATCGAACGGCGTGAAGCCGACGACAAGGGCCGTTGGCGCTATGTCGTCGCCCTGGAGGCAACGGAAAAACCGACCATTCGCAGGCCGCCGGCGCAGATCACCATTTTCGTGCGCAAACAGCTCCAGCCCTTCGAACTCGGCGACCGCATTCAGGGTAGAGCGCGGTTGACGCCGCCGGCCGGACCTGCCTTGCCCGGCCTCAACGATTTCGCCTTCAGCGCCTATTTCGATGGCACCGGCGCGAATGGCTTTGCCTATGGAACGCCGACACTATTGTCACCGACTGGTGATGTAGTTCAGGGATCGGTCCTCGACAAGGCGGATATCTGGCTTGCCGGTTTGCGCAGCCATATCGGCGATAGAATCAGGACGCTTTTGCCCGGAGACACCGGCGCCTTTGCGGCTTCGCTTGTCACCGATGAGAGACGAGCGATCTCAGACGATACGACGGAAGCGCTGCGGACCTCGGGTCTTGCGCATATCATCGCCATCTCCGGCCTGAACATGGCGCTCTCCGCGGGCATCTTTTATGTCGGTTTACGCTACGCCCTCAGTCTGTTTTTCGGCGTGGCACAGGCTTGGCCAACAAAGAAGATTGCGGCCTTCGGCGCGCTAGTTACAGTGACGGCTTATTATCTCATTTCCGGCTTCGGGGTATCCGCGGAGCGTGCCTTCATCATGATGGCTATCATGCTGA comes from the Rhizobium sp. NXC24 genome and includes:
- a CDS encoding LpxI family protein yields the protein MAASGQNHAGRLAIIAGSGFLPAYVADAARQAGENPVIIALTDEADRDWSAFDHANLGVGNFAGLEAMFRRYGVDRVVMSGAVARRPPWRDVRPTWRVIKELPSTIRTLLSGGDNAVLQMVIRLIEAGGVRVVGAHEIAPDLLATTGPLGRFSPSEEDLRDIAQGAKAAIALGLLDVGQGAVSVGGRVVALEGAEGTDKMIERVSGLRAEGRISARRRGVLVKLCKPQQDVRADLPSIGVSTVFNAKKAGLAGVAVEAGRALVLEREAVIAAADEAGLFVCGIDRGLSAEGFM
- the gltA gene encoding citrate synthase, whose protein sequence is MTEQSAKLTWGEKTVDLPVKSGTIGPSVIDIGALYKNTSTFTYDPGFTSTASCESSITFIDGDEGVLLHRGYPIEQLAEHGDFLEVCYLLLYGELPTAAQKKDFDYRVVHHTMVHEQMSRFFTGFRRDAHPMAVMCGCVGALSAFYHDSTDITDPHQRMVASLRMIAKMPTLAAMAYKYHIGQPFVYPKNDLDYASNFLRMCFAVPCEEYVVNPVLARAMDRIFILHADHEQNASTSTVRLAGSSGANPFACVAAGIACLWGPAHGGANEAALNMLTEIGTVDRIPEYIARAKDKNDPFRLMGFGHRVYKNYDPRAKIMQKTAHEVLGELGIKDDPLLDIAIELERIALTDDYFIEKKLYPNVDFYSGITLKALGFPTTMFTVLFALARTVGWIAQWNEMIEDPEQRIGRPRQLYTGEPQREYVPVSKR
- the lpxB gene encoding lipid-A-disaccharide synthase; translated protein: MSGVPLKLAVVAGEVSGDLLGGDLVAALKQRYDGAVELIGVGGDALEAQGLRSLFDYSELSIMGFAQVIKRLPKLLARIRQTTDAIIAAKPDVLLIIDSPDFTHRVAKKVRAALPDLPVVDYVCPSVWAWKEYRAQKMLAYVDHVLAILPFEPAAMQRLAGPATTYVGHRLTVDSSLVETRRRRALRPFGAPDGEKTILLLPGSRSSEIRQLLPVFEQAVTELSRRNDRVRYVLPTVPRQEALVRSLLENWRVKPDVFVGQDAKWNAFAEADAAMAASGTVVLELGLAGVPVVSAYKTEWLARFVLSRIKTWTAALPNLIADYAVVPELINDVLRPGLLARYMERLSSDTPERAAMLQGYDLVWQRMQTEEPPGEKAAAIVLDVLSKKKPGHF